GATACTTACCATCCGTACTGAATACCGGTGAAGAAGAATTATACCACTTGTCCGTCACCGGATATTCCTTCTTTCCGGCAATATCATAGACATATACAACAGTTATTTCATTGTCTGCATCACGGGTATAGGTCAGCCATTTGCTATCCGGTGAAAAAGTCACATCCTGCGGTTCCCCCATTGGGTCTTGTAATAGCATAGTCACCTGTCGTGAAGCTACATCCAGCAGATTGATACGATTTTGACGGTCGGTATAAACAATCTTCTTACTGTCCGGACTCCATTCGAAAGAACGGATATACGTATCATTATTCTTGGTCAGCTGCACCGGATTACCTTCCACTGCATCCTGAAGATAAAGTTCTGTCTCTCCGGTAGCATCCGAGATATAAGCAATGTATTTTCCATCAGAAGACCATTGTGCATTACGTTCGTGGGCACCCGGAGTGCGGGTTATATTTTTCGTCACACCCTTGGTTGAGGGTAGATTAAAGACCTCTCCGCGAGCAGTCACCACCACCCGTTCTCCGTCGGGAGATGCACTGGCGGCTGTCAGATACTTAGCCCCATTCTTTATGGCGCTGCGTGCATAGATATTATCCGAAGCAAGACTGATATTGACTTTCTCGGGCTGACGGGTGGCAGCATCCATCTTATAGATATATCCGCCATTCTCAAACACAATGGTATTGCCGGAAGCACTCGGGAACTTCACATCATATTCAGTAAAGTTAGTAACCTTCGACGTCTGCTTTGTCTTCGTATTATAAACAAAGATATTCATAGTGCGGTCACGGTCGGAAAGGAAAAATATATCATCGCCTATCCACATGGGGAAGATATCCTGAGCAACATTATTCGTTATATTCTCCACTGATTTCTTTGCCGGATCGTATATCCAGACATCATCCGCCATACCACCTTTATAATACTTCCAAGTACGGAATTCACGCATGGTACGGTTGTAAGCCAGTCGCTTGCCGTCGGGAGAATAGCTACAGAATCCACCCTCGGGCAAAGGGATAATTTCGGGCATACCACCCTCCTGATTGACAGAATAAAGTTTACCGGCAAAACCGTCACTGATACGGTTACGATAAATGATCTGTTTACCATCCGGTGTCCAAGTCATCACAATATTGTTAGGTCCCATACGATCGCCCAGGTCATCACGGGAATTCGTTGCAGTATACGTCAGGCGTTGTGGTTCTCCACCAGTTGCCGGGATGGTGTATACTTCCGTATTTCCATCATACTGACCGGTAAAAGCAATCGTTTTGCCATCGGGTGAAAAACGAGGGAACATTTCGTAACCTACATGCGAAGTCAGGCGCTGCGCCTCTCCTCCAGTGACAGGCACTCTATACAAATCGCCTGCATACGAGAAAACAATCTCGTTCCCGTTCGTTGCCGGAAAGCGCAATAAACGCGCTTCATCTGCTGCCGAAAGACAGACTGATACACCTACAAGGGCAAATAAGGATAAAAGTAATTTCTTATTCATACTCTTAAATATTAATTAACTTACAAAAGTATGAAAAGAAAAAGATAGTACAAATTGATAGAATGAATTTGTTGACAGAATTACTCTTTTCCATTAACAAACTCTCCGGGTTTGATACCGAATTGCTTTTGGAAACATTTGGCAAAATAAGATGGATTATTAAAACCTACCATATAGCAAATCTCATTAATCCGGTATTTATTCTCTGAAAGCAAAGCAGCAGCTTTCTTTAACCTCACAATCTGAATCAGTTCATTCGGAGTAACATTAGCCAGCGTTTTTATTTTGGCAAATAATCCGGAACGACTGATGCAAAGTTCTTCTGCCAGAAAATCAACAGACAGTTCCGAATTTGAGAAGTTTTGCTCTATAATCTCATTGATACGGGTAAGGAATTTATTATCCATAGAGTTATTGGCAATACTGTTCAACGGTACCAATGGCATTTTAGAGAATTTCTGACGCAACAAATTACGCAGATCAAGCAGATTCTTAATACATGCTTCCAGATACTGCACCGAGAAAGGCTTTTCAATATAAGCATCCGCCCCGCAGTCCATACCTTCTATTTTGGAGTTCGTATCTGTTTTAGCAGTCAGCAAAATAAACGGTATATGACTGATGGACTGGTCGGCGCGTAAAGCCTTGCAGAATTCCACCCCATCCATGCGCGGCATCATCCAGTCGCTCACAATCAAGGTAACCTCATGTTCCTTCAGTTTCTCCAATGCCTCCATTCCGTCTTCTGCCGTCAGAATGGAATATTGGGCGGAGAAACTGCTTGAAAGGAAGTTCAGCATTTCTTCGTTGTCATCCACAATCAGCATCAACGGTTTGTTCTTAGAGGACATCACCGGCAAGGTTTCCGACAAGATATCCTCGGGTATTACCGGATTGAGAACACCTGCCTCCCCTTCCTGCACCTCCGCCCCGACTTGTTCGATAGGCAACGTCACTATGAAAGAGGAACCTTTATTGATTTCGGATTCCACCTCTATGCAACCGTTATGCGACTCCACAATGCTCTTCACAATGCTGAGTCCGATACCCGTACCGGGTTTATTATCCATGGCCTGAAAGAAAGGCTTAAAGATTCTCTTACGGTCTTCTTTACTGATACCGATTCCATTATCTGTCACTTTCACCACAAACGTATGCTGTTCCGGCTGAACAATACATGAGAGGACAACTTTATCCTTGGTATACTTGCTTGCATTCGTCAGCAGGTTACTTATCATTTTAGTGATCGCCTCACTATCCACCATAGCCGTGAAATCAGCATCGGGATATTCCACTTCCAGATGCGCACCATGCTGGGTGATAAACGGTTTGAACCGTTCGCAAACCGCCTGTAACAACTGGCGGATGTTCTGCGAAGCATATCTCATGGTTATGCCTTCCTGTTCCACCTTACGGAAGTCCAGCAACTGATTGACCAGAAACAGCAGTCGCTGACTATTGCGGTCGATAATATTCAGATCGTCCCTCAGCACTGCAGGCATCGGTATGGACGATTTCATAATCTTCTCCAAAGGACCGATGATAAGCGAAACCGGGGTGCGGATTTCGTGAGCTATCATCGTGAAGAACTTAATCTTAGCTTCATGCACTTCCTTCTCCTTACTGACATTCAGTTGATTGATTTCCGCAGTGTGCTTCTTCTCCGTCCGCTTCAACAAGAAACGGATAAAGAAGGTCAGCGCTATGCACACCCATATGAAATAAAGAATCTTGGAAGCCGTGCTCCAATAAAAAGGAGGATGAATGGTTATTTTCAAGCTCGCTTCCTGATTACTCCAAATACCGTCATTATTCGTGGCTTTTACCTTGAAGACGTATGTTCCGGCAGGCAAGTTGGTATAAGTAGCTTTATTCTGCGAACCTACATAATTCCAGTCTTTATCAAAACCTTCCAGTTTATAGGCGTACTGGTTCTTTTCGGGTGTACAATAGCTCAATGAAGCATAGAGCAGACTGAATACATGGTCTTTATAAGACAAATCCAGTTCCGCCATCCAGTTCAGGGCTTTCGGCAACTTCTTATCTCCTATCCGGATTTCCTTGTTGAAGATTTCCAATCCTGTGATAACAACCGGTGGAAGCACCTTATTCATTTTTATCTGATAAGGATAAAAGGCATTGAAGCCATTGACCGAGCCGACATATATCTTCCCGTCGGAAGCCTTCAAAGCAGCATTAGGCAGGAATTGTTCGCTCTGCAAACCATCGCTACGCGTGAAGACCTGACAACTCTCGCCGGGAGCGTAACGAACCAGCCCTTTCGTCGTGGTCAGCCACAGCACATGCTGATCTTCAACTATACCGCAGATGTTACGGCTGGGAATATCCAGAGGTATCGCTTCAAACCGGTCTTCCCCAGCGTCATACTTGCAAAGCCCGTTCATCGTCCCCACCCACATATTTCCGTTACCATCTATCAACACACAATTCACCTGATCGTTAACCAATGCACCGGGAGTATTACTGTACACGTAATTCTTCCAGGTCTTTTTATCCGGATTATACTTAAACAAACCCTTCCCTTGCGTAGAAAACCAGATGTTACCATCGGCATCCTGATCTATATCAATGGTCAGCGATTCCAAGTCTTTGACACGGATAAAATTGTCTTCTTCACGGTTATACAAGTTTATTCCTGCCATAGAAGTCACCCAGATCCGTTTCTCCCGGTCACGGAAGATGGCGTAAGAACTGGTACCGTCAAGGGTGGTCAAATCGCCCCCTTTGGTGGTATATACCCTGAACGTGCCTGTTTTCGTATTCAGCACATTGACTCCTCCCGTATAGGTACCAATCCATAAATCGTCATCATCCATACAAAGAGCATGCACATTATGGTAAGAAAGACTGTTTCTGTGCTCATCGGGCATATAATGAGTGAATTGTTTATCCTTGGGAGCAAAGCGGCTCAGACCTCCATCGTCAGAGGCTATCCAGATATATCCAGAAGAGTCTTCACAAAAACGTCCGATAACAGTTCCGTTCACCGAGTTGTAAAAGCGCGAATGGGCAAAGCATTCAAACTGCCCGGTATTAGGCGAAAGATAATTCACCCCACCGTAATAAGTCCCGACCCAGATTCCGCCTTCACGGTCTTTTACGATAGGATAGACAAAACGATTGGATAATGAATAAGGGTTTGTTTCATCTTCCGTGAACAGTTGATGTTCACACGTAAGGGTATTAAACAACAAAAGTCCGTCATCCGAACCTATCAATAGTTGGTGGGGAGCATATTCCATCAAAGAGTGGATATGTGTAGCCCCTTTACCTTCCGACGGATGCAAATAAGTGATTGCCTTACCTGTATATCTATCTATCTTCTGCAAGCCGCATTCCCAGGTTCCCAGCCACAGTGCATGTTCAGAGTCTTCGAGCATGACCAGAGAGTTTGAGTCATATTGCCCCGCTTCGTAAGTGATAGGGAAAGGCTCGAATTTATTCTCCGCCTTATTCAGCTTGGACACAGTGGGACTTCCCCAATTAGTGACCGCCCAGATCTGATTTTCACTATCAACCAGCACACTCGCCATTAATCCATTGGCATCTTTAAATTCATAATGTTCCAGATAGTGCTTGGATATATTATACTTGAAAATACCTTGCCCTACTGTCGAGAACCACAAGTTGCCGTCTCTGTCTTCTGCAATATGATTCACATTGCTCTTAATGCTGTCACCTTGGGCTGTCAATACTTTGAATAGTTCAAAGCTTTCCGTTTCATAATCAAAAATATACACCCCGCCTTCTGTCCCTACCCAGATATTGTCCGTAGTGTCGTAAAGAGAAGAGATATAATCATTAGACCCTTGCGGATTCAGATTATAAACCTTTATAGTGGTGCCGTCGTAACGGTTCAAGCCGTCATCCGTACCAAGCCACATAAAGCCATATTTATCCTGCATAATAGCACGCACAGAGTTGGATGATAATCCATCTTCCACGGAGAAATGGCGGAACCAGAAATCAGTAGAAGCTGCCGGAAGCACCAACGGAATAATACCGGCTATTATAGCAAGGATAATCTTTTTCATTTCTTCACCAGATATTGATTGAACATAATTCCCATTACAATCAATGCAAGACCGATGTAAGTTGTAAACACAATCTGTTCACCCAATATGATTGCAATGAAGAATAAAGACAAGAAGGGAGATAAGTAACAAAGCTGGTTGACCAGTGCCGGATTGGATGTTTTCCGCATGGCAAGGCTGAAAAAGATGAAAGGAATACCCATTTCAAACCCGCCGACATACATACCCGACAAGATACCGGGCAATGTATTAAGGTGCACCCCCACTCCCACAGCTCCTATCAACAAATAAACCGTGCCGAACAGGAAACTCATAAACAGAGCGATACTACCATCTGTTTTATCTTTGAACTTATTGTTTATCATCCAATACATGGCCCACAGCAAAGCACTCAATGCCGCCAACAATAAGCCATGCACGGGTATATCCATACCTCCCGACTGCCCGGTTCCTACAGAAATAAGTACCACTCCACCCAGTGAAATGAACATGCCAATATATTTCTTTTGGGGTATGGGCTGATGGGCAAACAAGGCCAACAGAATAAGCAGCACAATAGGCCATGCATAGTTGATGGGCTGCGCTACTTGTGCAGGTAGCAGATCATAAGCCTTGAACAACACCAGATAATAAGCGACAGGGTTCAGCAATCCCAACAATGCAAAATATCCCCATTGGCGACCGGAAAGTTCCGACACCAGTCTCCACTTCTTCTGGAAAGTCAGCAAAAGGGCAAATATGACTAATGAAGTACAACTTGCTATCAGCAGCATCTCAAAATGAGTAAGATGCGTTAATGCTATCTTAAAAGCAGTGGCTACAGTAGACCAACTAAGCACTGCAATGCAGGCATAAACAACGGCACTTGTACTGTTTTTCATCGGTTCATATATGTTTCTTTTGCAGACATCGTATTTATCTGTATGTTTATAAAGGATTGCTTCCCGTAACCCTGATGCGATATGGCCATTGAGCATCTTTCTCTCCCGGAGCGGGATTCATCCAATGCTCCGTCGGCGCTCCCATCACAACCAACCACAAGTGGGTCAGAGTTTGATTTTTTGGAGCTGTAAAAATAATACTTTTCCCGCTATTATCGCCCATTTCGCCATAAATAGATTTACCTTCTGCCGTTACAGCAACAAAACCATAACGCCAACCTGCCTTATCTGTATGGATTGCAGTATATCCTTCCTTTCCTGCTTCTCCGCAGAATTCCACTTTCACTTTCTCTCCCGGCTGAGGAACAGCCAAAGGAATAGCATTGAATCCATAATTTTCAGGACAATTCTCCGGTGCTATCCCATACCATCCATCCGGCTGAGCTATTAGCTGAGAAGTATATTTATTGGCATACGGACGTATTTCTTTCCAGACGCGCGGAAAATCCCAGTTGATAAAGTGGCGGTAAGTATCAAACATCTCGTCACAGAATTGTTTCTGATTCAAAGCAGCCAAACGTTTGTAGGTGATAACCGGATCTTCTCCCCGCTTTCCCTGGCGGTAAAGTTCGGCTATAATGGGAAGTCCCCGTTTCATGCCCCAGTATTCCAATACGTAAGGTGAATGATAAATATTCTCCATGTGGAGATAAGCCTTGTGAGTCAGTTTCATGAAAGCATCCCAATGATATTTTTCATCAGTAATCCATTCGGGATTAACCTGCCACAGCATCCATTGCGAAGTCATTTCAAAGAAACCGCATCCTCCCCAGGCTTCGCCCTGCCCATCGCAACTGATCTGTGCCTGAAAACTATGTCCCAATTCATGGGCGATGCAGTTCAGTTTCTTATCTTGCACACGGTTGGGAGCAATCCATAATGCACCGATTTCTCCGTCATAATCTCCACCGTATGCCGTGCCTTCCAGGGAATAGTTCAGCATCACCATCATGCGATACTTGTCGCACTTGGAACCGGGACGTGAGAATTCCAGTGTATCACGGAAGAAACGGTAAAAACTCTCCAACTTACCCATCAGATTCGGTAAATCAACTTTCATATCATGTCCTTCCAGCTGTGGAGGGTTGGACAAATCGTTCCCAAAGCCTTTTTCCCAGAAGATGACGAAGTTTTCGGTGCAGGCCATGCGGCGGTAGCTCCACTTGCTTTCAGGGTTTTGCAAATCCATTCCCTGAAAGTCTTTGGGAATATAGATAGTTTTTCCCGAAGGAAGAACGGACTGTTGAGCCGAAAGGGAACTTCCGATTAACAATCCAATCAAAAAAAAGATGAAAATATGTAGTTTCATTAGTCTTGAGTCTATTTTTATTTCTTCATTAATCTACAATTATAAATATTGCTCACACGAGTTTTATCATTAGCCCGGAACATGATTCTCACTTTGTCTTTACCTTGCGTTACTTCCAGTGGAATACTGACAGCATGTTCCACGAATCCTTGTGTAGTATCTGTAAGACTGACCGGTTGTACCCAATCACCAATCACAACATCAAACGTATATTTCCGACTGTCACCTCCGTAGTAAGTCAATAAAAGTTCCATGGGTTGATCGTAACCACATTTCATATCAAAAGCAAACCAACCATTTTCGTAAGCAAAACGGTATTTACGCAGATAACCTTCTCCGTTACGAGTATTCTCGCCTTTTAGGTTATGATCCCGTTCGGGTTGCATCTCACCAAAAACGATATAATCCGTTGTCATTTTATCCAATTCGGCAATCCGTTCTAATTCAGCCTTGCGTTTTTCTTCAACAACATTCCATTCGGCTGGTGAATATACATCCCAATAAACGGTCTGATTTTCATCTGCTACTTTATAGAAAGGTAACATCTTCACGTTATCCGGTCCTCCAGGCAGTGTCGTAACAAAACTGACAGAAGTATCACTAATCTTTTTTATGTAATTCGTCAAACTCTTCTCTTCCGAAACAAATACAGGGATATCTCCCATCTTTCGTTTTTCCGTACCAAAGGTTCCTGCCAAAATGGTCGGTCCGTAGAAGACAGCACGGCGGTCAACATTATCGGGCATAGACACAGTATAGAGTGGCATAGGCAAAATTAACTCTATTACATCATTCTTTTTCCATTTACGATGAAGACTGATAAATGAACCGGGAACACTTTCCACTTTTTGTTTACTGCCGTTTATACGAATAGCAACATCTCCCGCAGCCCAAACCGGACGACGCAAATTAATGGTAAGTGGTTCTTTCGACGTCTCTTCCAGCTTAATTACAACTTTACCATGTTCGGGATAATCTGTAGTCATGCGAAGTTTTAAACTTTTCTCTTTCCATGTTAAAACAGAAGGAATATATAGATTTATATTCATCATTTCTTTACCCGGCACATAGCTATAGATAGCTCCACCATACTTGGAATGGTTTTCGAAACCACTACCCATGCAACAACTAAAATTATTGTGCCGACTACCAAAACCTTTATGTGTACCCATTCCTAATGAAAGAAAATAACAGACGTTTCCTGTTTCGGGATGCTGTGAAGCTAAAATATGGTTATACAGTGCCCGTTCGTAATAATCCAGATATTGTACATCGTTCGTCCACTCATAAAGGTGTGCGGTCAGTTTCAACATATTGTAAGTATTGCAAGTTTCACAGGTATTGGTACCCAAGCGGTTATTCAATTTATCAGGAACAGAGAGATACTCACCCATACTATTTCCACCATTAGCATAAGAATGATGATGAACGATCGTTTCCCAAGAGAAACGAGCTATTTCCTCGTCGCGATGGTTACCGGTCAGTTCATATTGGCGGGCACTACCTATCAGTTTTGGTATTTGGGTATTGGAATGCAGCCCCTGCAAAACATCTACTCCCTCTGCTAACTTATCTTGCAAACGCTTATGATAGAAAGCATAGGAAGCATCAAGAAATTTCTTATCTCCAGTCAAGGCATACATTTGCGCAAATGCTTCATTCATTCCTCCGTATTCACAATTCAGCATTGTCTGCATCTGCTCTTCACTCAATGGAGCAATGACATCTGCCAGATAATCGGATAAATTGATTAATACTTTCTTTGCAGTTTCGTTTCCTGCCAAGAGATAAGCATCATTCAGACCCATCATTGTCTTATGTTCATTGTACCAAGGTACCCAAATGCCATTCAAGTCAAAACCCATAGAACGGATAATACCTTTTTTCACTTCCTTGAATACTTTATCACCTCCGGGCATTCCACCGATGAAACCATTGACAAAGTTCATTTGGCAAGAATCCAACTCATTCACCACATAGTCTATCTTGGCTTTAAAAGTCTCGTCACCCGTAGCGGCATAATGCTGTGACATAGCAGTAAGCAAATGTCCCAACGTATGTCCGGCAATGCCCATTGATTCCCAACTACCGTAAGGTTCCGCCTTTGGTTTCAAATTCGCATTCTTGCGGAAATTGGATAACAGCCGATCCAAGTCAAGCTCTTTCATCCATTGCTCATTCTGATTCATCGCATGCAAGAAAGGGCTGTCGAGAAGACGGACATCCTGAATACTAAAGTACCTGGTTTTAGGAGAAATAACATCTTTAACTGCAGGTTT
This window of the Bacteroides intestinalis DSM 17393 genome carries:
- a CDS encoding glycoside hydrolase family 127 protein, with the protein product MKVKYILIFTVFLLVDQVGFAQNYKPAVKDVISPKTRYFSIQDVRLLDSPFLHAMNQNEQWMKELDLDRLLSNFRKNANLKPKAEPYGSWESMGIAGHTLGHLLTAMSQHYAATGDETFKAKIDYVVNELDSCQMNFVNGFIGGMPGGDKVFKEVKKGIIRSMGFDLNGIWVPWYNEHKTMMGLNDAYLLAGNETAKKVLINLSDYLADVIAPLSEEQMQTMLNCEYGGMNEAFAQMYALTGDKKFLDASYAFYHKRLQDKLAEGVDVLQGLHSNTQIPKLIGSARQYELTGNHRDEEIARFSWETIVHHHSYANGGNSMGEYLSVPDKLNNRLGTNTCETCNTYNMLKLTAHLYEWTNDVQYLDYYERALYNHILASQHPETGNVCYFLSLGMGTHKGFGSRHNNFSCCMGSGFENHSKYGGAIYSYVPGKEMMNINLYIPSVLTWKEKSLKLRMTTDYPEHGKVVIKLEETSKEPLTINLRRPVWAAGDVAIRINGSKQKVESVPGSFISLHRKWKKNDVIELILPMPLYTVSMPDNVDRRAVFYGPTILAGTFGTEKRKMGDIPVFVSEEKSLTNYIKKISDTSVSFVTTLPGGPDNVKMLPFYKVADENQTVYWDVYSPAEWNVVEEKRKAELERIAELDKMTTDYIVFGEMQPERDHNLKGENTRNGEGYLRKYRFAYENGWFAFDMKCGYDQPMELLLTYYGGDSRKYTFDVVIGDWVQPVSLTDTTQGFVEHAVSIPLEVTQGKDKVRIMFRANDKTRVSNIYNCRLMKK
- a CDS encoding DMT family transporter, whose translation is MKNSTSAVVYACIAVLSWSTVATAFKIALTHLTHFEMLLIASCTSLVIFALLLTFQKKWRLVSELSGRQWGYFALLGLLNPVAYYLVLFKAYDLLPAQVAQPINYAWPIVLLILLALFAHQPIPQKKYIGMFISLGGVVLISVGTGQSGGMDIPVHGLLLAALSALLWAMYWMINNKFKDKTDGSIALFMSFLFGTVYLLIGAVGVGVHLNTLPGILSGMYVGGFEMGIPFIFFSLAMRKTSNPALVNQLCYLSPFLSLFFIAIILGEQIVFTTYIGLALIVMGIMFNQYLVKK
- a CDS encoding hybrid sensor histidine kinase/response regulator transcription factor produces the protein MKKIILAIIAGIIPLVLPAASTDFWFRHFSVEDGLSSNSVRAIMQDKYGFMWLGTDDGLNRYDGTTIKVYNLNPQGSNDYISSLYDTTDNIWVGTEGGVYIFDYETESFELFKVLTAQGDSIKSNVNHIAEDRDGNLWFSTVGQGIFKYNISKHYLEHYEFKDANGLMASVLVDSENQIWAVTNWGSPTVSKLNKAENKFEPFPITYEAGQYDSNSLVMLEDSEHALWLGTWECGLQKIDRYTGKAITYLHPSEGKGATHIHSLMEYAPHQLLIGSDDGLLLFNTLTCEHQLFTEDETNPYSLSNRFVYPIVKDREGGIWVGTYYGGVNYLSPNTGQFECFAHSRFYNSVNGTVIGRFCEDSSGYIWIASDDGGLSRFAPKDKQFTHYMPDEHRNSLSYHNVHALCMDDDDLWIGTYTGGVNVLNTKTGTFRVYTTKGGDLTTLDGTSSYAIFRDREKRIWVTSMAGINLYNREEDNFIRVKDLESLTIDIDQDADGNIWFSTQGKGLFKYNPDKKTWKNYVYSNTPGALVNDQVNCVLIDGNGNMWVGTMNGLCKYDAGEDRFEAIPLDIPSRNICGIVEDQHVLWLTTTKGLVRYAPGESCQVFTRSDGLQSEQFLPNAALKASDGKIYVGSVNGFNAFYPYQIKMNKVLPPVVITGLEIFNKEIRIGDKKLPKALNWMAELDLSYKDHVFSLLYASLSYCTPEKNQYAYKLEGFDKDWNYVGSQNKATYTNLPAGTYVFKVKATNNDGIWSNQEASLKITIHPPFYWSTASKILYFIWVCIALTFFIRFLLKRTEKKHTAEINQLNVSKEKEVHEAKIKFFTMIAHEIRTPVSLIIGPLEKIMKSSIPMPAVLRDDLNIIDRNSQRLLFLVNQLLDFRKVEQEGITMRYASQNIRQLLQAVCERFKPFITQHGAHLEVEYPDADFTAMVDSEAITKMISNLLTNASKYTKDKVVLSCIVQPEQHTFVVKVTDNGIGISKEDRKRIFKPFFQAMDNKPGTGIGLSIVKSIVESHNGCIEVESEINKGSSFIVTLPIEQVGAEVQEGEAGVLNPVIPEDILSETLPVMSSKNKPLMLIVDDNEEMLNFLSSSFSAQYSILTAEDGMEALEKLKEHEVTLIVSDWMMPRMDGVEFCKALRADQSISHIPFILLTAKTDTNSKIEGMDCGADAYIEKPFSVQYLEACIKNLLDLRNLLRQKFSKMPLVPLNSIANNSMDNKFLTRINEIIEQNFSNSELSVDFLAEELCISRSGLFAKIKTLANVTPNELIQIVRLKKAAALLSENKYRINEICYMVGFNNPSYFAKCFQKQFGIKPGEFVNGKE
- a CDS encoding DUF6055 domain-containing protein produces the protein MKLHIFIFFLIGLLIGSSLSAQQSVLPSGKTIYIPKDFQGMDLQNPESKWSYRRMACTENFVIFWEKGFGNDLSNPPQLEGHDMKVDLPNLMGKLESFYRFFRDTLEFSRPGSKCDKYRMMVMLNYSLEGTAYGGDYDGEIGALWIAPNRVQDKKLNCIAHELGHSFQAQISCDGQGEAWGGCGFFEMTSQWMLWQVNPEWITDEKYHWDAFMKLTHKAYLHMENIYHSPYVLEYWGMKRGLPIIAELYRQGKRGEDPVITYKRLAALNQKQFCDEMFDTYRHFINWDFPRVWKEIRPYANKYTSQLIAQPDGWYGIAPENCPENYGFNAIPLAVPQPGEKVKVEFCGEAGKEGYTAIHTDKAGWRYGFVAVTAEGKSIYGEMGDNSGKSIIFTAPKNQTLTHLWLVVMGAPTEHWMNPAPGEKDAQWPYRIRVTGSNPL